One Dysidea avara chromosome 8, odDysAvar1.4, whole genome shotgun sequence genomic window, ACAGAATGAAGTAAACAAAATGATGGGATCATTAGTAGAAGGTACAGGTTTTTACTCATTGAGTTAATATTTTATACACTTCAAATCTCACCAGGAGGAGGTCATGTAATTGATGCTGGCCCTGATGGTCAACATTTGTTTCCCAGTAGCCTTCATTCCAAGATGACACGTTTTAAGAAGTTGACTCATGATGAAGCACTGGCCCATGTAAGCAGCAATGGTAGCATATGATATGTACTTCAATTTAATACATCACTTTGTTACTAATAGAGCGAAAAGTTTGTGGATAATGAAATATTTGATGTTCAAAACAAGGCTAACAAATTTTACTTGATATCATTCCAGCTATCAGAAGAACAACAGAGCAGTACGTTAATGAAACATTAATTTTCCCCCATCATTTATTTTGCCTTGTTTTTATATTTTTTTATCAGAGACATCAGTTTGTAGACTACATTGCCTGATGTGTATCAGACCCACTTATCCAACTGTGCCACCAACCTTCACATTGGTGTTGGAGTCCCAAGCACAGAAGAAGCCACACAATCACTGGATTAAGGTTATCCTCAAAGGCTACAATTAGACTCCTCATATGTACCAAGTAGGAGCTCCTTATGGACAATGGAATCTAGTATATCACAACAAAATTTTATTTACAATAAGAGTACACAGTGCATGTGATCTTCTTGTATGGTTTGTAGTATTTGGATGGACACTTGAAATGGGCTTTAATTGTGTGAGCTAGTTACAAAAACAGACTAATTCACCCTTTGAACTTCACCATGCTTGTGAaacaatatacatgtataaacAAATCGCAAATTTCTTTTTGGTCAAAATACACTTGCTATTTCCTTTTTCACTTGATACACTAGACCTCTCTGCAAAGAAACACCAGAAGGTACTTCAAGGTAGTATTTCGGAGTGTGAATCTCACAGAAACATGGGTGGTCCCTACTATGAACCCAGCATCATGATTTTGTGATACTcttatgtagtgtgtgtgtgtgtgtgtgtgtgtgtgtgtgtgtgtgtgtgtgtgtgtgtgtgtgtgtgtgtgtgtgtgtgtgtgtgtgtgtgtgtgtgtgtgtgtgtgtgtgtgtgtgtgtgtgtgtgtgtgtgtgtgtgtgtgtgtgtgtgtgtgtgtgtgtgtgtgtgtgtgtgtgtgtgtgtgtgtgtgtgtgtgtgtgtgtgtgtgtgtgtgtgtgtgtgtgtgtgtgtgtgtgtgtgtgtgtgtgtgtgtgtgtgtgtgtgtgtgtgtgtgtgtgtgtgtgtgtgtgtgtgtgtgtgtgtgtgtgtgtgtgtgtgtgtgtgtgtgtgcacatcaGTAACTCGGTAACTCTCTTGTTCTATGAAGGCAATTGAGGCTGAAGTTAATGTACACTATTCCGAGTTGTTGGACGGTGATGGAGCATCTCGGTATCAGTACCTGTTGGCTAGACAACTCTTAAAAATACAGGTATAGTCCTGAACTCTGTGTGTGTGATTGTCACAAAACCTTTGTTTGTCAGATGTGTTTTGATTCCCTGGAGACTACCTACCCTTCATACAGTAGAGATGCTTTTTTACCACATTCCACATTCTCTCGTAAATATTGGTGAGTAGTTTGAATGTATTGCATACTGCAGTTGTAATGGCAATCACTTTTCTCAGTGGCCGTGATCGAATGCCAGCGTATCAGTTTAGTTCAGAGAAGGGATTGTTTAGTCATAGGACTTGACTTGTGCACTTCAGTACACTTAACTGCCAATAGGATTGTTTTAGTATTTGTATGTACATTATGAGGTACTATATAAAGGAAAAGCTAACATGCTGATTGTTttgatatacatacatacaggtatTACATATACAAAATGAGGTACATTTACAGTATCATGACTTGGTTTACTGCAAGTTCTGCAAGTTCATGTATTAATGACACCACACCTACACAAATATAGAAATACTATCTGTGTTTTCTACCAACTGCTTCTTGTACTGATGAAAATCCATTTTGCCTGTAACAAACAAAGCAACGATGCATTATATACTATGTAGACTACAGTATTACAGTACATTGCACAGTATTTAAAATAACCGATTCTGCTGTATTAATAAAGCCGACTATTATGTAAAATAATGGATGTTATTTGGAGCAAAAAAAATCTAATAACATTTTTGGTGGTGCACATTGAAGCTAGGGGTGCAATGTCCGGTCCCACAACTAGCACTTTACTTTTGAAATACTCTTATTCACTATCCAAATGTGAGCATTTATATTCCTGATACTTCCAACCTTAGTATAGTTACAACAATGCTACCTAAAATGGTAACAAATTTAACTGCTTGATACCATGGATAGTTCTAGTTCTGAAGGGCACAGCTCACTGTATGCCAAGTGCATATACAATCCATACCTTAACAATTGTGCTAGATCTTTCTTAATATACTTTATCAACACTGGTCCGTCATACACCAAAGCTGTGTAAACTTGAACGAGTGAAGCACCAGCCAATATCTTGTCATATGCATCTTGACCACTAGACACACCCCCTACTCCAATAATAGGTACTTGACCTGTAAAATATATAAATTGATAGATGCACCAACTAACCACATTACCTTTGGTTAACTGATAGAATTCTGAGATGTTTTGAGTTGACAACTCCTTTAAAGGTTGGCCACTAAGACCTCCTTTCTCTGAGCCATGTATGCTATGTAAAGAAGGAGGTCGCTGTAATGTTGTATTACCAATAATCAGCCCATCAACCTTTGCCTGAAATACCGTACATATATCATTAGAAACTACAGCGTATAATTGAACTTGCCTTTTCACTACAAACAACTGTAGCAACATCTTCCTTTTCTTGCTGTGACAAGTCAGGTGAAACTTTAACCAATAAAGGAGGTTTGTTCTTCAATTCATTTCTAACAGCTAGAAGCTATAAAAACAAACCACAACACAGagtaatatatatatgtacacatcCATTATGTGAATTGACTTTTGATGAAACAGATTAAATATCTTGATCAAATAGTGGCTGCATGGGACTTATATAATCAGACCTCCAGACATGCATACATATGAACCTATCTACGTTGTATGTTTACAAGCACCTTAGACAGTAAATCCATTAGTTTCTCTTTTTCCTGCATTCTTCTCAAACCAGGTGTATTAGGGGATGATACATTAATGACAATATAGTCAACATAATCACCGAGAGTTAGCACCCCCTTCTGGTAATCGGAGAATGTATCTTGACTGGTCTTGTTCTTACCAAGATTTACTCCTAAGACTTTACCAGGGTAGTGATCTCCTACATTTATCAAATTACAGGTCACATGGAACTTCTCATGCACAATTTGGATTggatttcaaaatttcattgcaAATGCAATTGCAgacacatacagtgtacagtgtGTAACACACTTTTTGATTTCCAAAGCTTTAGTCTTCCTGCAGCATCAGCATGCCCACAACTATTGAATCCATACCTAAACAAATTTGTTAGAAAACCATAACAATTTAAACAGCAATCTATTACGCCTTATAGTATCTGTAATTACAGCACATATATACACATCAGGGaaggatccagggtttggcaagggagGGTGCACCAGGATAGTAGGTATAtagagcagggggtctggggatatggccccccagaagctaaagctatttTGAAGTAGAGTGattttatgcacaaatatcaAAATTatactgctttctaagtggactacTTTGGTCAAGAGTTGCATATTAGGGATAAGACTTGACAGTCATGAGTGTTTCAGCTAGGTATATGAGAGCCTAAGAATCACCATTGATCCTTTACACCTGGGGATGTAAAGGATTTATGACAAGACTATGGGTATTTCATTTTGCAAAATATTCTTAGCAGgctaagtgtgcccatgcaCCATGGGGTAGTGCTGCAGATGCTAGTTTTCAACTATGGAGGGTGTAatatgcagtgattgttctattaaaatagtgactgactgctctattagagtatctgttCTTTTGGTCCCCCCGTATCTGCCACTGCTCATTATTATGTTTATACAGGTATCTATGTGTGACAACATGCATGTTGTTGTAACAGTCACAACTGAAAACATGTAATTGTTGGAGCACATGAAAAAGCAACATGTAAAAAACATTTCAATCCATGTATGTGATATGCTGCATGTTACTTGCACAGTGTTTTGAGTCAGTACTAGCATCAGGGTCAATTGTAGAAAGCATTCATGCATGCTTGACTCACACAAATGCAAGAATAGCCAATGACTGAAAACATATGCCTTAAAGTTTGTATGCAACAAATTTTACTGCAATCTCATTCTTCAATATCCATACCTGTTAATAACACCCTGATCAGCAAGCAATCTAAACACTCTTGGTTTTGGATTTCCATCTTGAGGTAATGGGGTAATGCTACCAACCTCTATAAATCCAAATCCAATATCAAACAGTTGATAACATGCCACAGCATCTTTGTCAAATCCTGCTGCAAGTCCAACAGGATTGACAAAGTCTTTTCCCCACAGCTTGGTATTCTGAAATTAAATTGTATAAAtctgatattaaatcacatgaCACTTATTGGCTACCACTGCGTGAACTGCAAGTGCTATCACAATAGGTAGCTGAAATTAGGGCTTGCAAataaaattcctaacaagctTAAGGAGCAATAAAGGTGTTACAATTTAAAAGCAACTATAGCTAGTTGGCAAGACTAGAAATAGCTACCGAGTGCTCAAACAAGCATATATAAATTTCATGTAAATTGCCTTAGTACCAGAATATTGTCGTCGGTTTGATTACATCTAGGTAATACTCCAAGCTTGGCTAAACGAACTGCCATCACGTGAGCAGTCTCTGCGTCAAAAACTCGAGACACTCTCATAACAATATGTCTGTAGAACCATCGGTTATCAGTAGCAATGCAGTAGAAAGAAGACGCTAAACCAGTCAATCCCATTGCAGTCCACCAACGAATCATCTTAAAGAAATTAttaaaaaccacaatcgatagTCGCAAACGAAAATGGGCAGAAAGGTGACTTTGGCTACTTGCACGCTAAACCAGTGGGCCTTAGATTTTGCAGGAAATTTGCAGCGAATCTTTGAAAGTAAGTAATATTGTGTGCTGATAGCTTACGTGTAGAATGTTCTGAGGTTGATGGTGTTCTCCTTGTTGATGCTAAGAATGCCTTCAATGAGTTAAATCGTCAAGTAACACTCCGAAACGTTGAGGTCCTCTGCCCTTCTCTTGCTCCCATTTTAATTAACACTTATCGTACTGATGCTTTTTTGTTTACTGGAGGTCGTACCATCTTTTCTAGTGAAGGGACTACCCAGGGTGATCCTCTCGCTATGGCTATGTACACTATCGGTACTTTGCCCTTGATTTCTCGTCTTACTGGTCTAGTAAAGCAGTgctggtatgctgatgactcTGCTGCTGGTGGCAAGCTTTCCAAGCTTAAGCAGTGGTGGGACTTGTTATCTTCCGTAGGGCCCCGTTATGGCTATTTTCCAAATGCTACTAAAACTATCTTGATAGTCAAGGAAACTGTTTTAACTGATGCTAGAACAATTTTTGGAGACTGTGACATTCAGGTTACTGCTGAAGGACACCGTTATCTGGGAGGTGTAATTGGCACTCCTGCCTTTGAACAGCTATTTTTGAGACGTAAAGTGGATGGCTGGATTGATGATCTTAAGACCTTGAGCCTCTTTGCCGAAACACAACCTCATGCTTCCTatgctgctttttgtcatggtctctctttccgatggaactatttttttcgtgtttcttcttgttctacagaccttttccttcctcttgaacattttgttaaatctgttttccttcctagtctattgggtcgaactgtccctggtgatgttgagagaaagctatttgccttgcctgtgcggctaggaggccttggtgtgtttgatccttcgattgttgtgtcacagcagcgttcctgctctgtagaagtaaatgctggtctcgttggcttgattatctctcaggtacatcaactaggtgactgtcttgatgcacaggttcagttgcgatccaagtttcactctaggagccatcaagagcaacttcaatctgccaatcatttgttcgatgaacttcctcctagcatgcgttcctcagtcatgttggctcaggagaagggtgcatcgaattagctctcttgtcttccattgaagtcgcataattttgtgcttcataaaactgcttttcgtgatgcaattgcgcttcgctatcattggctaccatctgcctgccctacttcctgtgcctgtggtcactcttttaccatagaacatgctctgtcttgcccaaagggtgggtttccttctctgagacataatgaagtgcatgatctaactgccaatttactttccgaggtctgtaacaatgttgtcactgaaccccaccttcagcctctttctggtgagacccttcaatacaaaacagctaatcgtgatgataacgcaaggcttgacattgcagctaatggtttttggggaggacgatttgagaggtcatactttgatgtcagaatttttaaccctagtgcaccctcaaatcaacccctacactctgcataccgacgtcatgacaaggaaaagagacgtgaataccaacaacgggttcatgaagtagagaatgcctcatttactcccttaatttttactactactggtggaatgggtgatgctgctactcagttttataagagattggccaaccttttgagtgcaaagcacagcctttcctatggaatagtgatgggatggctgagatgtaaattgagcttctctttgttgaggtctgcaattatgtgcattcgcggtgccaggtccagtttgcgctgtcccattgctgaggcaccgattgctgtgcaggtcgctgaggcccatatgtaagataatttgtttttgtttattatgtactgaaaAAATGTTATATGCTAACCTAGTATGTGTTGGAATGCTATTTAGCAGTAATATATATGCCTATGATATATGAAGTACTTCTGAAGTACACCTGCAATTTTGTATGATATTTGGAAGGGGCGtactggaataaactttagtgaTTACTTTGAGTTCAATACACTGTGTACAAGGTCGCACTCCCTAACTTTAAAAGTATTTTCTTCTACTATCAATGTTTTCTgttattgtttttttgtatTGGCATTCTTGTGGAACACTAGACATTTTGGCCCGAAGCCAGGTTAAACATTTCAGATCTAGAttgaaacagtttattttaatgtgattgtttaattctgtacttgtattgtgtatgttgttctgtttctgtaattgtatttttgtaactgtaaggattgtatgtaagggtatcaccttgtacaggcacatgccttttgtgtatccctttaaacaatttgataataataataatacctacCAAagtatctgtggacaaagactatttttttactgttaataccaaccccacccgatctaatggactcaaactttacaaaaatcgcttcaacactgctattagaggtcatagtttttcacagagaatcgtcaatgattggaacaccttaccccatgaaattgtatctgcacctaatgtactgatctttaagactaaattagatgtatttttatatgaccgccggtttgattttatttagatgtacttgagattggtttttataagactttgtcttccttataccaattaacaaataataataatgataaaggATTGTAATATGTTGTACCATGTGGCTCTAGTATCTGTGggtgtataattaataattgttgTTTTCTATGGTTGTTTCAAAAATAATAAGGAAATATtgcatgtacaatataattCGTACTTTTATAgtgatgtaaaatgtatgggtcAGTGGCCTGTGTTTGTCTAAATGCAGTAGTCGAAATAGCCATCCAATATGACAGAAGAATTAAACACTAATCTGTAAAAATTGTGGAGTAGGAGTGCTTCGATCAGCTGTGGTGTTTGTGTGATATATTTACTTCTGGCCTTATCTATCTTTTATATACAAGTTGTAAGACTGCATGTACTTGCTTATTCCTTTTGATGCGCATCCAAATTATCAAGATAAGGTAAATGGAGGTAACTTCGTGACTGGGGTAACTACATGAATTTGTACTTTGATaggctgtaactcctaaaccaCTTTAAAAGAAATAGCTTAATACACCAGGCTATGGAGATTACTTGTATCAAAGTGGTAGTTTCCAGCTACTCTGGTTTTTACGATAGCTTTGTTTGATTAAAATACTGCAAGATTTTGCTTGAAAAACTTTGTAAATATCAACTTTGATGGGCCGTAACTCCTAAGCTGCATAACAAAATAGTTTAATATTTGTGGTAGATCAGAGATACACCAGGCTATGGATCAGAGTGgtagtttctagctactgtaCTCTGGTTTTCATGCCAGATCAGTTTGATTGAAGTAGTGTAGCATGAATTGAAATTTCCTTGAAGCTAACTTGAAACTTCCCGAGGCTGTGTTACAAGATAGATACAGCTTAGTTAAGACTCATTTGCTTTACTGGAATGTTTTCTATCAAAGTAAGATCATTTTCTTGAATTACAGCAAGATTGGTGGTGTTGTACATGTAGAAATTCATGAAGTTACTGTACCCTATTTTTGACACAGCCAGATCTAGATGCTTTGTGCCATATCTCCATAATGGCTATATATATGTTGAATCACTTATAATTTGGTATACATAGAATACATAAATGTCTGTTGCTTGTAGCCAAATTTAGTTACAATCGATTTTGTTGATCGTACAGTAATTCACGGAGTTACCTCCATTTACCTAGTCAGAACTGCAGTACAATGATTAAGTCTGACATCAAGCTACACATCACTTATCTAGTGTAATATGCATATGTACCATTTTGTATGACTACCGAGTGTTTACTTTGAACTCCTTTTTCAACATGTGGTTGGATTTGCATCAAAATTTCGTACATAATTCTATAGGTATTAAGATTGCTAAAGAAAAGGGAGCCAAGTACCGACTGGGACCAGAATTGGAAATATCGTAATATAATTTTCAGTTTGTACACTATAAATTAACAATGGTATTGTTTCAGTGGCTATGGATGTGGTGACCATTTTTTGGAAACTGACTTGTACTTGCATTGTTGGCAAGTGCTAGTTGAACTACTGCAAGCAGATGAAGTCAGGGATATTGTCTGTGATGTTGGCATGTGAGTATAGTAACTCTGTATACTGCTAATAGGAATATAAGTTAGTGGGTTTACCTCATGATCAACCATTGCAGACCAGTGATGCACAAAAATATTGCTTACAACTGTCGGGTCATCTTCTTCAATCAaaagattttattaattagACCGAAGATGCATCTTGCTACTACAGGAAACTACAGAGAAGGAAGATGGTTTACTCCTTGGATTAAAGTGAGGTATGTTGAACAATGTGTATGGATAATGGTGGGAAAATTAGTGGCCCGGTCATGATTCCTCCCATTCAATTGGTGGTACCGCCTACAGTAGATTTTGAGGATGGAATTGGTTGCATGGTCTCAATTGCCTATTACCTGTAAGCACTTTATTGTACTGCACATGCAATGTATGCTATgtactgtgtagtgtgtatatgtgtatacagGGGCATGTATATGCATTGATAGTGTTTTGTATCTTAACATGTATATGTTTAGAGAAACTGAAGAATTTGTGCTGCCTCAGATGATATCAGAAATCACGGGGCAGGTAAATACTGATATTGTTATTGATAGGTAAATGTTCTCTACATATATGTACTACGTACCATATAGCcagaaattttcgagggacgaAAATTTTGTGAATTTCGTGAGTAATGATAAAATGCAATCATGAAACGTTGAGATTGCATACAGCTATATATTACCAATGTGGAAAGGTTCTCTCTAGACTTTCGTGGATTAAAAAATGCAAAaattggattttacacagttttgTGAAAGTTtcgtccctcgaaaatttccagctatacagtatatataaatactgtatgtgacttatgtgcacacacatgcaactgttgcatgtacagtattttgTGGGCACATGCCTGCATAGAAACTACTGGATGTGAATTTACTGTATATGTGTAGAAAACTGTGCCCTTTGGAGATATAGTGTTGG contains:
- the LOC136262712 gene encoding dihydroorotate dehydrogenase (quinone), mitochondrial-like, with the translated sequence MIRWWTAMGLTGLASSFYCIATDNRWFYRHIVMRVSRVFDAETAHVMAVRLAKLGVLPRCNQTDDNILNTKLWGKDFVNPVGLAAGFDKDAVACYQLFDIGFGFIEVGSITPLPQDGNPKPRVFRLLADQGVINRYGFNSCGHADAAGRLKLWKSKRDHYPGKVLGVNLGKNKTSQDTFSDYQKGVLTLGDYVDYIVINVSSPNTPGLRRMQEKEKLMDLLSKLLAVRNELKNKPPLLVKVSPDLSQQEKEDVATVVCSEKAKVDGLIIGNTTLQRPPSLHSIHGSEKGGLSGQPLKELSTQNISEFYQLTKGQVPIIGVGGVSSGQDAYDKILAGASLVQVYTALVYDGPVLIKYIKKDLAQLLRQNGFSSVQEAVGRKHR